A section of the Kluyveromyces lactis strain NRRL Y-1140 chromosome F complete sequence genome encodes:
- the ILV3 gene encoding dihydroxy-acid dehydratase ILV3 (highly similar to uniprot|P39522 Saccharomyces cerevisiae YJR016C ILV3 Dihydroxyacid dehydratase catalyzes third step in the common pathway leading to biosynthesis of branched-chain amino acids), with protein MFSQSAVRRFSTTRNVGKKLNKYSHIITEPKDQGASQAMLYATGFKEDDFGKAQVGVGSCWWSGNPCNMHLMDFNNRITESVNKAGLKGMQFNTIGVSDGISMGTKGMRYSLQSREVIADSFETIMMAQHYDANIAIPSCDKNMPGVLMAMGRHNRPSIMVYGGTILPGSPTCGSAKIPKKIDVVSAFQSYGQYLSKEFTETERQDVVQHACPGPGSCGGMYTANTMASVAEVLGMTLPNSSSFPAVSKEKLNECDTIGEAIKKTMELGITPRDVMTKEAFENAMTYVIATGGSTNAVLHMVAVAHSAGVKITPDDFQRISDKTPLLGDFKPSGKYVMADLITVGGTQAVIKYLYEEGFLHGNTITISGDTLAERAAKAVSLKDGQDIIRPLTNPIKTSGHLQILYGSLAPGGSVGKITGKEGTYFKGKARVFNDEPGFISALENGEIKKGEKTVVIIRYEGPRGGPGMPEMLKPSSALMGYGLGKDVALLTDGRFSGGSHGFLIGHIVPEAAEGGPIGLVRDGDEIIIDADNNKIDLLVPEEEIAERRSTWTAPPPRYTRGCLSKYAKLVSNASHGCVTDLN; from the coding sequence ATGTTTTCACAGTCTGCTGTAAGAAGGTTTTCAACCACTAGAAATGTGGGCAAGAAGTTGAACAAGTACTCGCATATCATCACCGAACCAAAGGACCAGGGTGCATCGCAAGCGATGCTTTATGCCACGGGGTTTAAGGAAGACGATTTCGGCAAGGCTCAAGTTGGTGTTGGTTCATGTTGGTGGTCTGGTAATCCATGTAATATGCATTTGATGGAtttcaacaacagaatCACCGAATCCGTTAACAAGGCTGGGTTGAAAGGTATGCAATTCAATACCATTGGTGTTTCTGATGGTATTTCCATGGGTACCAAGGGTATGAGATATTCTTTGCAATCTAGAGAAGTTATTGCTGATTCGTTCGAAACCATTATGATGGCTCAACATTACGATGCCAATATCGCCATTCCATCTTGTGATAAAAACATGCCTGGTGTTTTGATGGCTATGGGTAGACATAACAGACCTTCCATTATGGTTTATGGTGGTACCATTTTGCCAGGTTCTCCAACTTGTGGTTCTGCTAAgattccaaagaagattgaCGTTGTTTCTGCGTTCCAGTCCTATGGTCAATACTTATCCAAGGAATTTACTGAAACTGAAAGACAAGATGTTGTGCAACATGCTTGTCCAGGTCCAGGTTCTTGTGGTGGTATGTACACTGCTAACACCATGGCCTCTGTGGCCGAAGTCTTGGGTATGACTTTGCCAAACTCTTCCTCTTTCCCAGCAgtttcaaaggaaaaattgaaCGAATGTGACACTATCGGTGAAGCTATCAAGAAGACTATGGAACTAGGAATTACTCCTCGTGACGTTATGACCAAAGAAGCTTTCGAAAACGCTATGACATATGTCATTGCTACCGGTGGTTCCACTAACGCTGTTCTTCATATGGTTGCTGTCGCTCACTCTGCCGGTGTCAAGATTACTCCAGAtgatttccaaagaatTAGTGACAAGACTCCATTGTTGGGTGATTTCAAACCTTCTGGTAAATATGTGATGGCAGATTTGATTACCGTCGGTGGTACCCAAGCTGTTATCAAATACTTGTACGAAGAAGGCTTCCTACATGGTAACACTATTACCATCTCCGGTGACACTTTAGCAGAAAGAGCAGCTAAGGCTGTATCTTTGAAGGATGGTCAAGACATCATTCGTCCTCTAACTAACCCAATTAAGACAAGTGGTCATTTACAAATTCTATACGGAAGTTTGGCCCCAGGTGGGTCAGTCGGAAAAATTACTGGTAAAGAAGGTACTTACTTCAAGGGTAAGGCTAGAGTATTCAACGACGAACCAGGCTTTATTTCTGCTTTAGAAAACGGTGAAATCAAGAAGGGTGAAAAAACCGTTGTCATTATCAGATACGAAGGGCCAAGAGGTGGTCCAGGTATGCCTGAAATGTTAAAGCCATCTTCTGCATTGATGGGTTACGGTCTAGGTAAGGATGTTGCTCTATTGACTGACGGTAGATTCTCCGGTGGTTCTCACGGTTTCTTGATCGGTCACATCGTCCCAGAAGCTGCCGAAGGTGGTCCTATCGGTTTGGTTCGTGACGGTGACGAAATTATCATTGATGCTGATAACAACAAGATTGACTTGTTAgttccagaagaagaaatcgcTGAACGTAGAAGTACATGGACTGCTCCACCTCCACGTTATACTAGAGGATGTTTATCCAAGTACGCAAAATTGGTTTCAAATGCTTCCCATGGTTGCGTGACTGATTTGAACTAA